In a genomic window of Occallatibacter riparius:
- the hutU gene encoding urocanate hydratase, producing MSVMTTAPVIRAPRGGKLNCKGWQQEAALRCLMNNLDPAVAERPSDLVVYGGIGRAARNWDCYHAIVRELQSLGNEETLLVQSGKPVAVFPTHDMAPRVIIANSNLVGKWANWEHFHELDRKGLMMYGQMTAGSWIYIGTQGILQGTFQTFASMADRHFGGSLKGKLVVTGGMGGMGGAQPLSVTLNDGVVLCIEVDPTRIQRRLDTRYCDVLAETLDQALELCEAARREGRALSVGLVGNCADVLPQIVRRGVQVDAVTDQTSAHDPLNGYVPQGFTLEQAAELRKSDPEEYVRRSTASMVVHVNAMLALQRAGAVAFDYGNNIRRFAFDAGCADAFDIPGFVPEYIRPLFCEGAGPFRWVALSGDPKDIDRTDELALELFPDNEILNRWLRLARGRFAFQGLPARICWLGYGDRAKMGEAMNDLVRKGELSAPVAIGRDHLDTGSVASPYRETEKMLDGSDAVADWPILNALLNTASSASWVSFHHGGGVGMGYSLHAGQVTVADGSENASRRIARVLNNDPGIGVARHVDAGYDIAKKTAREKGIRIPME from the coding sequence ATGAGCGTGATGACAACGGCTCCGGTGATTCGCGCGCCGCGGGGCGGAAAGCTGAACTGCAAGGGATGGCAGCAGGAGGCGGCCTTGCGCTGCCTGATGAACAACCTCGATCCCGCAGTGGCGGAGCGGCCGAGCGACTTGGTGGTCTATGGCGGCATTGGCCGGGCGGCGCGCAACTGGGACTGCTATCACGCGATTGTGCGCGAGCTTCAGAGCCTGGGCAACGAAGAGACTCTGCTGGTGCAGAGCGGCAAGCCTGTCGCGGTGTTTCCCACGCACGATATGGCGCCGCGCGTGATCATCGCCAACTCCAATCTCGTCGGCAAGTGGGCGAACTGGGAGCATTTCCACGAGCTCGACCGCAAGGGCCTGATGATGTACGGGCAGATGACCGCGGGAAGCTGGATTTACATCGGTACGCAGGGCATTCTCCAGGGAACCTTCCAGACGTTCGCGTCCATGGCTGACCGGCACTTCGGCGGTTCGCTGAAGGGAAAGCTTGTCGTCACCGGCGGCATGGGAGGCATGGGCGGCGCGCAGCCGCTGAGCGTAACGCTGAACGACGGCGTAGTCCTCTGCATCGAGGTGGACCCCACGCGGATCCAGCGTAGACTCGATACGCGCTACTGCGATGTGCTGGCGGAGACGCTCGATCAGGCGCTCGAATTGTGCGAAGCAGCCCGGCGCGAAGGCCGCGCGCTAAGCGTGGGCCTGGTGGGCAACTGCGCCGATGTGCTTCCGCAAATTGTCCGGCGGGGCGTCCAGGTAGATGCGGTCACCGACCAGACCAGCGCGCACGATCCGCTGAACGGATACGTGCCTCAGGGGTTCACGCTCGAGCAGGCCGCGGAACTCCGCAAAAGCGATCCGGAAGAATACGTGAGGCGGTCTACTGCATCCATGGTCGTGCACGTCAACGCGATGCTCGCCTTGCAGCGTGCAGGCGCGGTAGCGTTCGACTACGGCAACAACATTCGGCGGTTTGCGTTCGATGCAGGATGCGCGGACGCCTTCGACATTCCGGGATTCGTGCCGGAGTACATTCGGCCGTTGTTCTGCGAGGGCGCTGGGCCGTTTCGCTGGGTAGCGCTGAGCGGCGACCCCAAGGACATTGACCGCACCGACGAACTAGCCCTAGAGCTTTTCCCCGACAACGAAATTCTCAACCGCTGGCTGCGTTTGGCGCGCGGACGATTTGCGTTCCAAGGACTGCCGGCGCGCATCTGCTGGCTCGGCTATGGCGACCGCGCAAAGATGGGCGAGGCAATGAACGACCTTGTCCGCAAAGGCGAGCTCTCGGCGCCAGTCGCCATCGGTCGCGATCATCTCGACACCGGCTCCGTCGCGAGCCCCTACCGCGAAACCGAGAAGATGCTCGACGGTTCAGACGCAGTCGCCGACTGGCCCATCCTCAACGCCCTCCTCAACACAGCCTCTAGCGCATCCTGGGTGAGCTTCCATCACGGCGGCGGTGTGGGCATGGGCTACTCGCTCCACGCGGGCCAGGTGACGGTGGCCGATGGAAGCGAGAATGCCTCCCGGCGGATTGCGCGCGTGCTGAATAATGATCCGGGAATCGGCGTCGCCCGCCATGTGGATGCGGGTTACGACATCGCGAAGAAGACTGCGCGGGAGAAAGGTATTCGGATTCCAATGGAATAG
- a CDS encoding GNAT family N-acetyltransferase produces MVPPTTIPEGRTDRLILRPLSLEDAPQIQRLFPQWKVVKYLAAKIPWPYPSDGAEQFIRDSALPAMERGEAWHWSLRLRTDPDQVIGLITLTLSEDENRGFWLDPNYRGHGYMTEACAWANDFWFDKLAQARLRAPKAVANRGSRRISQRMGMRVIHLEPRDYVSGRLPSEIWEITAEEWQVWKLLHPMGLAPAGKPVRAPAKSVSAARKHGSTAARPR; encoded by the coding sequence ATGGTTCCCCCGACCACCATTCCCGAAGGCCGTACCGATCGCCTCATCCTACGCCCTCTTTCACTAGAAGACGCACCACAGATCCAGCGTCTCTTCCCTCAGTGGAAGGTCGTCAAGTATCTCGCTGCCAAGATCCCCTGGCCCTACCCGTCCGATGGGGCGGAGCAGTTTATCCGCGACTCCGCTTTGCCAGCGATGGAGCGCGGCGAGGCCTGGCACTGGAGCCTTCGCCTGCGCACCGACCCCGACCAAGTCATCGGCCTGATCACCCTTACGCTGAGCGAGGACGAAAACCGCGGCTTCTGGCTGGATCCCAACTACCGCGGCCACGGATACATGACTGAGGCCTGCGCCTGGGCGAATGACTTCTGGTTTGACAAGCTTGCACAGGCCCGGCTCCGAGCCCCCAAGGCCGTGGCGAACCGGGGGTCCCGCCGCATCTCCCAGCGCATGGGCATGCGCGTCATCCACCTCGAGCCGCGCGACTACGTCAGCGGCCGTTTGCCCTCTGAAATCTGGGAGATAACGGCCGAAGAGTGGCAGGTTTGGAAGCTTCTGCACCCCATGGGACTGGCGCCCGCCGGCAAACCCGTCCGAGCCCCCGCCAAGTCAGTCTCGGCGGCGCGAAAACACGGTTCGACTGCCGCCAGACCCCGCTGA
- a CDS encoding glycoside hydrolase family 31 protein has translation MPTARRFLFAVLGILILAATTQAILAVETPQKQAFVRLDRVTASRPIPTGIEIHSGSAIMQITALRDDVLRVRVGAAGQLPEDASWAVLPESRTASVQVTPENSGAAVGFKTAKLHVTIHKDPLELHVTDLAGRVILEDFPSRPIEYHGNSFRVYLKSPADEHYFGLGDKPGPLDRRNEAFTDWNTDAFGWQESTDPIYKDIPYFITLRRGVAAGVFLDNTWRTSFDFNKEYRDAYSFGSENGPLDYYILYGPEPKQVVESWAWLTGKAPLPPLWSLGFQQSRYSYYPETEVRRIANRLRSEHIPSDVLWLDIDFQVKNRPFTVDPQTFPHFEQMVQDLKAEHFKTVVITDLHIANLPNAGYKPYDEGKAGDHFVKNPDGSIYTGVVWPGPAVFPDFTHKPSREWWGTLYSDFVKQGVAGFWNDMNEPSVFLVPSKTMPDDTVHRIEEPGFITRTAPHLEIHNIFGMQQTRGTYEGLLKLDPNSRPFVMTRASYAGGHRYAVTWSGDNSATWNHLRQTTPQLLNLGLSGFAMAGADVGGFAGSPQPELLTRWLQIAAFQPIDRDHTAKGTNPQEPWENGTPEDLNIRRRYIEERYRLLPYLYTTAEEMSRTGLPIIRPLFLEFPGDAGAAAAPVDPTIDNEFLLGRDILVANSPFPDEMDSYFVSLPSIGWYDYWTGARIEAATPHKAIDNTEAPPGVQEQRNLDTLPVFVRAGAIIPEQPLVQSTDEKPQGPLTLRVYPPIGFNKDCTGSLYLDDGTSFAYKKGDFLRQEFTCRLVDKGIVVMVAKPKGTFAPWWKLLQVEVYGASKPAVEASTAPLNGSAKALQISTAYDAEHHRVIALVPDTGSGLELQLTY, from the coding sequence GTGCCAACCGCAAGACGGTTTCTTTTTGCTGTACTTGGAATTCTGATTCTAGCCGCAACCACACAAGCGATACTGGCAGTCGAAACGCCTCAAAAGCAGGCATTCGTCCGCCTTGACCGGGTTACCGCTTCCCGGCCCATTCCAACTGGCATCGAAATTCACTCCGGCTCTGCCATCATGCAGATTACGGCGCTGCGGGATGATGTCCTGCGAGTGCGCGTCGGCGCAGCCGGCCAGTTGCCTGAAGACGCCTCCTGGGCTGTCCTGCCTGAGTCCCGCACTGCGTCCGTCCAGGTTACGCCGGAGAACTCCGGGGCAGCCGTCGGATTCAAGACCGCCAAGCTGCACGTCACTATTCATAAGGACCCACTCGAACTGCATGTCACCGATCTCGCCGGCCGCGTAATTCTTGAGGACTTCCCAAGCCGCCCGATCGAGTACCACGGCAATTCTTTCCGTGTATACCTGAAGTCGCCCGCCGACGAGCACTATTTCGGTCTGGGTGACAAGCCCGGCCCGCTCGATCGCCGCAACGAGGCCTTCACGGACTGGAATACCGACGCGTTCGGCTGGCAGGAGTCCACAGATCCCATCTACAAGGACATCCCCTACTTCATCACCCTGCGGCGAGGAGTCGCGGCCGGGGTCTTCCTAGACAATACCTGGCGCACCTCATTCGACTTCAACAAGGAGTACCGCGACGCCTACTCGTTCGGTTCCGAGAACGGCCCGCTCGACTACTACATCCTGTACGGACCCGAGCCGAAGCAGGTCGTCGAGTCGTGGGCCTGGCTCACCGGCAAAGCCCCGCTGCCGCCGCTCTGGTCTCTGGGCTTCCAGCAGTCGCGCTACAGCTATTACCCGGAGACTGAGGTCCGCCGCATCGCCAATCGGCTGCGCTCGGAACACATCCCTTCCGACGTGCTGTGGCTCGACATCGACTTCCAGGTCAAGAACCGGCCCTTCACCGTCGATCCCCAGACCTTCCCGCATTTCGAGCAGATGGTCCAGGATCTTAAGGCGGAGCACTTCAAGACGGTTGTCATCACCGATCTGCACATTGCCAACCTGCCCAACGCGGGCTACAAGCCGTATGACGAAGGCAAGGCGGGCGACCACTTTGTGAAGAATCCCGACGGCTCGATCTATACCGGCGTCGTCTGGCCAGGCCCGGCCGTCTTCCCGGACTTCACGCACAAGCCGAGCCGCGAGTGGTGGGGAACGCTCTATTCGGATTTTGTGAAGCAGGGTGTCGCCGGCTTCTGGAATGACATGAACGAGCCATCGGTGTTCCTCGTTCCGTCGAAGACGATGCCCGATGATACGGTCCACCGCATTGAGGAACCTGGGTTCATCACCCGCACGGCGCCGCATCTCGAGATCCACAACATCTTCGGCATGCAGCAAACCCGCGGTACCTACGAAGGACTGCTGAAGCTCGATCCCAATTCGCGCCCGTTTGTGATGACGCGCGCCAGCTATGCCGGCGGTCATCGCTACGCGGTGACCTGGTCAGGGGACAACTCGGCCACCTGGAACCATCTCCGCCAGACCACGCCGCAGTTGCTCAATTTAGGATTGAGCGGATTTGCCATGGCCGGCGCCGACGTAGGCGGATTCGCGGGCTCGCCGCAACCGGAATTGCTTACGCGGTGGCTGCAGATTGCTGCATTCCAGCCCATCGATCGTGATCACACGGCCAAGGGTACCAATCCACAGGAGCCCTGGGAAAACGGCACGCCTGAGGACCTGAACATCCGGCGTCGTTACATCGAGGAGCGTTATCGGCTGCTGCCATACCTCTACACCACGGCGGAAGAGATGAGCCGCACGGGGCTGCCCATCATTCGGCCGCTGTTTCTTGAATTCCCAGGCGATGCCGGAGCGGCCGCTGCACCCGTCGACCCCACCATCGACAACGAGTTCCTGCTCGGCCGCGACATCCTGGTAGCCAACAGCCCGTTCCCTGACGAGATGGACAGCTATTTTGTCAGCCTGCCGTCTATTGGCTGGTATGACTACTGGACCGGCGCGAGGATTGAGGCGGCAACCCCGCACAAGGCTATCGATAACACCGAAGCACCTCCAGGCGTGCAGGAGCAGCGCAACCTCGACACGCTGCCGGTGTTCGTTCGCGCCGGAGCCATTATCCCCGAGCAGCCGCTTGTGCAAAGCACCGATGAGAAGCCGCAGGGGCCGCTGACCCTTCGCGTCTACCCGCCCATCGGCTTTAACAAAGACTGCACCGGCAGCCTCTACCTTGACGATGGGACGTCATTCGCCTACAAGAAGGGGGACTTCCTGCGCCAGGAGTTCACCTGCCGCCTCGTCGACAAGGGCATCGTGGTCATGGTGGCCAAGCCGAAGGGGACTTTTGCCCCGTGGTGGAAGCTCCTGCAGGTGGAGGTCTACGGCGCCAGCAAGCCCGCCGTCGAGGCGAGCACGGCTCCGCTCAACGGCTCGGCCAAGGCCCTACAGATCTCAACCGCCTACGACGCCGAGCATCATCGCGTTATTGCGCTGGTGCCAGATACGGGCTCGGGCTTGGAGTTGCAGCTCACATACTAG
- the ftcD gene encoding glutamate formimidoyltransferase, which translates to MPNTLVECVPNFSEGRDKAKVDAIIEAMKIPGVHLLDREMDADHNRSVITLVGEREAIQEAAIRGVGKAAELIDLTQHQGAHPRMGAADVVPFIPIEGVTIEDCVAMAKHVGAEIAKRFSIPVYLYEAAAASPERQNLENIRRGQFEGIRDEIATNPARKPDFGEPLVHPTAGATVVGARKFLVAYNIFLNTADVDIAKKIAKAVRFSTGGLRFVKGAGFLVRGQAQVSMNLTDFEQTPIHRVFEFVKREAARYGVVPTSSEIVGLIPKLALEQAAEWFLQVENFDSSLILENRLASVMTGKTAVGGLRAGVEPFIEQLAAPTATPGGGSAAAASGAMAAGLAHMVAAMSRGKKAYLQFESQLSEAIAQLGQLREELKQAIDADAESYNFVMKAYKAARESADGDRIINAALQTATTVPLGVAERVAAIAKMVDRLKPITNPNMASDLITAAALANAALTGALANVDINLGSMKAETTDEQEFLSRTQELAAALRTQAD; encoded by the coding sequence GTGCCCAACACTCTTGTTGAATGCGTACCCAATTTTTCCGAAGGCCGCGACAAGGCCAAGGTTGACGCCATCATTGAAGCCATGAAGATTCCTGGCGTGCATCTGCTCGACCGTGAGATGGACGCCGATCACAACCGCAGCGTCATTACACTGGTCGGCGAGCGCGAAGCTATCCAGGAGGCTGCCATCCGCGGCGTCGGAAAAGCTGCTGAGCTCATCGACCTTACGCAGCACCAGGGGGCGCATCCCCGCATGGGCGCCGCCGACGTTGTGCCGTTCATCCCGATTGAAGGGGTGACAATCGAGGATTGCGTCGCCATGGCGAAGCACGTTGGCGCGGAGATCGCCAAGCGCTTCAGCATTCCCGTCTACCTCTACGAAGCCGCGGCCGCCTCTCCCGAGCGCCAAAATCTCGAGAACATTCGCCGCGGGCAGTTCGAAGGCATTCGTGACGAGATCGCCACGAACCCTGCGCGCAAGCCTGACTTCGGCGAGCCCCTGGTACACCCCACCGCGGGCGCTACTGTCGTGGGTGCTCGCAAATTTCTCGTCGCCTACAACATCTTCCTCAACACCGCAGACGTTGATATCGCCAAGAAGATTGCGAAGGCCGTGCGCTTCTCCACGGGGGGTCTGCGGTTCGTGAAGGGTGCCGGCTTCCTGGTCCGCGGACAAGCGCAGGTGTCGATGAACCTCACCGACTTCGAGCAAACGCCCATCCATCGCGTCTTCGAATTCGTGAAACGCGAAGCGGCGCGGTACGGCGTCGTGCCCACTTCAAGCGAGATCGTCGGCCTCATCCCGAAACTCGCGCTAGAACAAGCAGCGGAGTGGTTCCTGCAGGTCGAGAACTTCGACTCATCGCTGATCCTGGAAAACCGGCTCGCGTCGGTCATGACCGGCAAGACAGCTGTCGGCGGGTTACGCGCAGGTGTCGAGCCCTTCATCGAGCAGCTCGCCGCGCCCACCGCCACCCCCGGCGGTGGAAGCGCTGCGGCTGCTTCCGGAGCCATGGCCGCCGGACTCGCCCACATGGTAGCCGCGATGTCGCGCGGAAAGAAGGCTTACCTACAATTTGAGTCGCAGCTCAGCGAGGCTATCGCCCAGCTGGGTCAGCTCCGCGAAGAGCTCAAGCAGGCCATCGACGCCGATGCCGAGTCCTACAACTTCGTCATGAAGGCCTATAAGGCCGCCCGCGAATCCGCAGACGGCGATCGCATCATCAACGCCGCCCTGCAAACCGCCACCACGGTGCCTCTGGGGGTGGCGGAGCGCGTGGCTGCCATCGCAAAGATGGTCGACCGGCTCAAACCCATCACGAATCCGAACATGGCTTCCGATCTCATCACGGCCGCCGCACTCGCCAATGCCGCTCTCACCGGCGCGCTGGCTAACGTCGACATCAACCTCGGGTCCATGAAGGCTGAGACCACGGACGAGCAGGAATTCCTCTCGCGCACACAGGAGTTGGCAGCGGCGCTCAGAACGCAAGCCGACTGA
- the metK gene encoding methionine adenosyltransferase — protein sequence MSDRFLFTSESVTEGHPDKIADQVSDAILDACLEQDPYSRVAAETLTATGLVVIAGEITTKAYVDFQTLVRGVVQSIGYDNATYGFDSNTCAVISTINKQSGDIAQGVDTGGAGDQGMMFGYAANETPELMPAAISLAHKLTRRLTEVRKSGKLPYLRPDGKSQVTIEYDENHKPVRVDAVVISSQHSETVTNEELHADILKHVIQAVIPAELLDENTKYHINPTGRFVIGGPMGDTGLTGRKIIVDTYGGAGRHGGGAFSGKDPTKVDRSAAYMARYIAKNIVAAGLAERCEVQLAYAIGVAEPVSVLVETFGTGKLSAKELTALVRKNFALTPKGIIEHLKLRRPIYRQTAAYGHFGRNEAEFSWEATDKAAALAEQAKGAAVAK from the coding sequence TTGAGCGACCGTTTCTTGTTTACGTCGGAATCGGTGACGGAAGGTCACCCCGACAAAATTGCCGACCAGGTCTCCGACGCCATTCTGGACGCCTGCCTCGAGCAGGATCCCTACAGCCGCGTAGCCGCTGAGACCCTCACGGCCACCGGTCTCGTCGTCATCGCTGGAGAAATCACCACCAAGGCCTACGTCGATTTCCAGACGCTCGTCCGCGGCGTGGTTCAGTCCATCGGCTATGACAACGCAACCTATGGCTTCGATTCGAACACCTGCGCCGTGATCTCGACGATCAACAAGCAATCGGGCGACATCGCTCAGGGCGTGGATACCGGCGGCGCCGGCGACCAGGGCATGATGTTCGGCTATGCCGCCAACGAGACGCCCGAGCTAATGCCGGCCGCCATCTCGCTAGCTCACAAGCTCACCCGCCGCCTCACCGAGGTTCGCAAGTCCGGCAAGCTGCCCTACCTGCGTCCTGACGGGAAGAGCCAGGTCACGATCGAGTATGACGAGAACCACAAGCCCGTCCGCGTGGACGCAGTGGTCATCTCCTCGCAACACTCTGAGACCGTCACCAACGAGGAACTCCACGCCGACATCCTCAAGCACGTCATCCAAGCCGTCATCCCGGCCGAGCTGCTCGACGAGAACACCAAGTATCACATCAATCCCACCGGCCGCTTTGTCATCGGCGGCCCCATGGGCGACACCGGCCTTACCGGCCGTAAGATCATCGTCGACACGTACGGCGGCGCGGGCCGTCACGGCGGCGGCGCGTTCAGTGGCAAGGACCCGACAAAGGTAGACCGTTCCGCTGCGTACATGGCACGCTACATCGCCAAGAACATCGTGGCTGCCGGCCTGGCCGAGCGCTGCGAAGTCCAGCTCGCCTACGCGATCGGCGTTGCCGAGCCGGTCAGCGTGCTCGTCGAGACGTTCGGCACCGGCAAGCTCAGCGCCAAGGAGCTCACCGCCCTCGTCCGCAAGAATTTCGCGCTGACGCCCAAGGGCATCATTGAGCACCTCAAGCTGCGGCGCCCCATTTACCGCCAGACTGCGGCGTACGGCCACTTCGGCCGCAACGAGGCCGAGTTCAGCTGGGAAGCGACCGACAAGGCCGCCGCCCTCGCGGAGCAGGCCAAGGGCGCAGCAGTCGCCAAGTAA
- a CDS encoding metallophosphoesterase: protein MLHLPKDRPGELLELLSRRRFLELAGVGLTGFLWGCSNRTNIEGSTSFPVLAFSDLHFNPLYDTSPELLARLVASNAGEWKSIFEGSKITALSAPGADTNYPLFKLALESIKKNRGTSPLILYTGDLLGHDISYYLNLYTGITDPATLQGFSDKTLSFVTQEIRAAAGEAPVLFAVGNCDSYTGYGPDSAFLANNAQAYSLNLLKGAADEQNFLASFQTGGYYTAEPAGLNVMVIALNTIAFSPSVQNKDGSENNADAVDAQLAWFDTQLAAAETTGKEVWLLMHAPPGADECTTAKDVNPQGHLASSTMMWEPNYQAKFLETVGKHEGAIALTFAGHTHMDEYRIMSAGNVVEIIPGVSPCFGNDPAYRVFDIEEGTLAPTDYRAFHCDLANTAPAFDSYYQYSKAYPVNGTLGQSLEALQPQLASSAALQKRYRGYYYSGNNAASPITDVNWPVYWAGIDEMWAQDLANAVNSYS, encoded by the coding sequence ATGCTTCATTTGCCGAAGGACCGTCCCGGGGAGTTATTGGAGCTGCTGTCGCGGCGCAGATTTCTTGAGCTGGCGGGAGTGGGCCTGACCGGCTTCTTGTGGGGCTGCAGCAATCGCACCAACATTGAGGGCAGCACCAGCTTTCCGGTACTGGCCTTTTCCGATCTGCATTTCAATCCGCTGTACGACACGAGCCCGGAGCTGCTGGCGAGGCTGGTGGCCTCGAATGCCGGCGAGTGGAAGTCTATTTTCGAGGGATCGAAGATTACCGCTCTGTCAGCGCCCGGGGCCGACACGAACTATCCGCTGTTCAAGCTGGCGTTGGAGAGCATCAAGAAGAATCGCGGAACGAGTCCGTTAATCCTCTACACGGGAGATCTGCTGGGGCACGACATCTCCTACTATCTCAACCTGTATACGGGGATCACCGATCCGGCTACGCTGCAGGGCTTCAGCGACAAGACGCTCTCGTTTGTCACGCAGGAGATACGAGCCGCGGCGGGGGAGGCCCCGGTGCTGTTTGCCGTGGGGAATTGCGATTCGTATACCGGCTACGGTCCGGATAGCGCATTCCTCGCGAACAACGCGCAAGCCTATTCTTTGAACCTGCTGAAGGGCGCGGCGGACGAACAGAACTTTCTGGCCAGCTTCCAGACCGGCGGTTACTACACGGCGGAACCAGCCGGGCTGAACGTGATGGTGATTGCGCTGAATACCATCGCATTCTCGCCGTCTGTGCAAAACAAGGATGGTAGCGAGAACAATGCCGATGCTGTGGACGCGCAGCTTGCGTGGTTCGATACGCAACTCGCGGCGGCCGAGACGACGGGCAAGGAAGTGTGGCTGCTCATGCATGCGCCGCCGGGCGCCGATGAGTGCACCACGGCGAAGGACGTCAATCCGCAGGGACACCTGGCCAGTTCCACGATGATGTGGGAGCCCAACTACCAGGCGAAGTTTTTGGAGACGGTGGGGAAGCACGAAGGAGCAATTGCGCTGACGTTCGCTGGTCACACGCATATGGATGAGTACCGGATCATGTCGGCAGGGAATGTGGTGGAGATCATTCCGGGAGTGAGCCCGTGCTTCGGAAACGATCCGGCGTACCGGGTCTTCGACATCGAAGAGGGAACGCTAGCGCCCACGGACTATAGGGCGTTCCACTGCGATCTTGCAAACACGGCTCCAGCGTTCGACAGTTACTACCAATATTCGAAGGCGTATCCGGTGAACGGAACGCTGGGGCAGTCGCTGGAGGCGCTGCAACCGCAACTGGCAAGCAGTGCGGCGCTGCAGAAACGTTACCGCGGGTACTACTACTCGGGAAACAATGCGGCGAGCCCGATCACCGATGTGAACTGGCCGGTGTACTGGGCCGGGATTGACGAGATGTGGGCGCAGGATTTGGCCAACGCGGTGAATTCGTATTCGTGA
- the era gene encoding GTPase Era: MRSGFVAILGRPNAGKSTLLNALTGEKVAIVTAKPQTTRNRIAGVVEVPARKGKHPAAQIVFVDTPGVHKPGSQLDRRMLQEVYEALETRDVVLALVDASRRVKLQEQGTGNREQGTEEQGVGSTHEGEEGQHILLSAQDNKSQKREKKPSWASEDEFLFGLVRKLDCPVFLVLTKIDLVPKDQLLPMIDALMKQYNFAEVIPVSARKKDGLDRLLARIVEKLPEGERYFPKDQYTDQPTRFMVAELIRERVLVETGEEVPYASAVVIERFEEPQPEPVTPKKKGPQRLPLTRIAAAIYCERDGQKAILIGKGGSKLKEIGTGARKQIESLLGTRVYLELHVIVEPGWRESKRFVEELDWRNQLERLAEKTPGSGDDE; this comes from the coding sequence TTGCGATCTGGATTTGTTGCCATCCTTGGCCGGCCTAATGCTGGCAAAAGCACGCTGCTGAACGCGCTCACGGGCGAGAAGGTGGCTATTGTCACGGCCAAGCCGCAGACTACGCGCAACCGAATTGCCGGGGTGGTCGAGGTGCCGGCGCGAAAGGGGAAGCATCCGGCCGCGCAGATCGTGTTCGTGGACACGCCAGGCGTGCACAAGCCGGGATCGCAGCTCGACCGCCGCATGCTGCAGGAGGTCTACGAGGCGCTGGAGACGCGTGACGTGGTGCTCGCGCTGGTAGATGCGTCGAGGCGGGTGAAGCTGCAAGAGCAGGGAACAGGGAATAGGGAACAGGGAACAGAAGAGCAGGGCGTAGGGAGCACGCATGAGGGAGAAGAAGGCCAGCATATCCTTCTCTCCGCTCAGGATAACAAATCTCAAAAGAGGGAGAAGAAGCCCTCATGGGCATCCGAGGATGAGTTTCTCTTCGGGCTGGTGCGGAAGCTGGATTGTCCCGTGTTCCTGGTGCTGACCAAGATTGACCTCGTTCCGAAAGATCAGTTGCTGCCCATGATCGACGCGCTGATGAAGCAGTACAACTTCGCCGAAGTCATCCCGGTGAGCGCGCGCAAGAAGGACGGCCTCGACCGGCTGTTGGCGCGCATTGTCGAAAAACTGCCGGAAGGCGAGCGCTACTTCCCCAAGGACCAGTACACTGATCAGCCGACCCGCTTCATGGTGGCGGAGCTGATCCGCGAGCGCGTTCTTGTCGAGACCGGCGAGGAAGTTCCGTACGCGTCGGCGGTTGTGATCGAACGGTTTGAAGAGCCGCAGCCCGAGCCCGTTACGCCAAAGAAGAAGGGACCGCAAAGGCTTCCCCTCACTCGGATCGCAGCAGCAATCTACTGCGAACGCGACGGGCAGAAGGCAATCCTGATCGGCAAGGGCGGATCGAAGCTCAAGGAGATCGGAACCGGCGCGCGTAAGCAGATCGAGTCCCTGCTGGGTACACGCGTCTACCTCGAACTTCATGTAATCGTGGAGCCCGGCTGGCGGGAGTCCAAGCGCTTTGTCGAAGAACTCGACTGGCGCAATCAGTTGGAGAGGCTGGCCGAGAAGACGCCCGGATCCGGGGATGACGAGTAG